A window from Pseudomonas sp. Tri1 encodes these proteins:
- a CDS encoding Glu/Leu/Phe/Val dehydrogenase: MFALMQSSRLESLHLSVDPATGLKAVIAIHCSRPGPALGGCRYLAYPDDESAVVDAVRLAQGMSYKAALAGLPVGGGVAVIMRPAHVESRAALFEAFGRCIEQLDGRYITAIDSGTSVADMDCIAQQTRHVTSTTASGDPAPHAAMGVFAGIRATAMARLGSDNLESLRVAIQGLGNVGYALAEQLHAAGAELLVSDIDPGKVQLAMEQLGAHPIANDALLSTPCDILAPCGLGGVLNSQSVAQLRCSAVAGSAHNQLSNLQVADQLERRGILYAPDYVINSGGLIYVALKHRGEELPTITAHLSKIGARLTEVFAHAQAEKRSPARVADELAERLLYR, translated from the coding sequence ATGTTTGCTCTCATGCAAAGCTCCCGCCTTGAATCGCTGCACCTAAGCGTAGACCCGGCGACCGGGTTGAAGGCGGTGATTGCCATTCATTGCAGCCGTCCGGGGCCCGCCCTGGGAGGTTGTCGTTACCTTGCCTACCCCGACGACGAAAGTGCCGTGGTCGACGCCGTGCGCCTGGCCCAGGGCATGAGCTACAAGGCCGCCCTGGCTGGCCTGCCGGTGGGTGGCGGGGTGGCGGTGATCATGCGTCCGGCCCATGTCGAAAGCCGGGCCGCGCTGTTCGAAGCCTTTGGGCGCTGCATCGAGCAATTGGATGGTCGCTACATCACCGCCATCGACAGCGGCACTTCGGTGGCCGACATGGATTGCATCGCCCAGCAAACCCGGCATGTCACCAGCACCACGGCCTCGGGGGACCCGGCACCCCACGCGGCGATGGGCGTATTTGCCGGCATTCGAGCCACGGCCATGGCCCGTTTGGGCAGCGATAACCTGGAAAGCCTGCGGGTGGCGATCCAGGGCTTGGGCAATGTCGGGTATGCCCTGGCCGAACAGTTACACGCGGCGGGCGCCGAACTGCTGGTCAGCGACATTGACCCTGGCAAGGTGCAACTGGCAATGGAGCAACTGGGCGCGCACCCAATCGCCAACGATGCCTTGCTCAGCACTCCGTGCGACATCCTGGCCCCCTGCGGCCTGGGCGGTGTGCTCAATAGTCAAAGCGTGGCGCAACTGCGCTGCTCGGCCGTTGCCGGCTCGGCCCATAACCAGTTGAGCAACCTGCAAGTGGCCGATCAACTGGAGCGGCGCGGGATACTGTATGCACCGGACTATGTGATCAACTCCGGCGGCCTGATCTACGTGGCCCTCAAGCATCGCGGCGAAGAGCTGCCGACCATCACGGCGCACCTGTCCAAGATCGGTGCTCGACTCACCGAAGTCTTCGCCCATGCCCAGGCGGAGAAGCGCTCACCGGCCCGAGTGGCCGATGAGTTGGCGGAGCGTTTGTTGTATCGATAA
- a CDS encoding D-glycerate dehydrogenase, with protein sequence MKKTVLAFSRITPKMVERLQQDFDVIVPNPSNGDINAQFNEALPHVHGLIGVGRKLGREQLQGAVNLQVVSSVSVGYDNYDLAYFNERGIMLTNTPDVLTESTADLAFALLMSSARRVAELDAWTKAGQWQATVGPQLFGSDVHGKTLGIVGMGNIGAAIARRGRLGFNMPIIYSGNSRKTELENQLGAQFRELDQLLAEADFVCLVVPLSEKTRHLISQRELALMKPSAILVNISRGPVVDEPALIDALQNNRIRGAGLDVYEKEPLAESPLFQLKNAVTLPHIGSATHETREAMANLAVDNLRSALLGERPQNLVNPQVWK encoded by the coding sequence ATGAAAAAAACCGTACTTGCCTTTAGCCGTATCACGCCCAAGATGGTCGAGCGCCTGCAACAGGATTTCGACGTGATCGTGCCGAACCCGTCGAACGGCGACATCAACGCGCAATTCAACGAAGCCTTGCCCCACGTCCACGGGCTGATCGGGGTCGGCCGCAAGCTTGGCCGTGAGCAACTACAAGGCGCCGTGAACCTGCAGGTGGTGTCCAGTGTGTCGGTGGGCTACGACAACTACGACCTGGCCTACTTCAATGAGCGCGGGATCATGCTCACCAATACCCCCGACGTGCTCACCGAAAGCACCGCCGACCTGGCCTTCGCCTTGCTGATGAGCAGCGCCCGGCGCGTTGCTGAACTGGACGCCTGGACCAAGGCCGGGCAATGGCAGGCGACGGTGGGCCCGCAACTGTTTGGCAGCGATGTACACGGCAAGACCCTGGGCATCGTTGGCATGGGCAATATCGGCGCGGCCATTGCCCGGCGTGGTCGGCTAGGGTTCAACATGCCGATTATCTACAGCGGTAACAGCCGCAAGACCGAATTGGAAAACCAGTTGGGCGCCCAATTTCGCGAGCTGGATCAGTTGCTGGCTGAAGCGGACTTTGTCTGCCTTGTGGTGCCATTGAGTGAGAAGACCCGTCACCTGATCAGCCAGCGAGAACTGGCCTTGATGAAACCCAGCGCTATTTTGGTCAACATTTCCCGGGGCCCGGTGGTGGATGAACCGGCGCTGATCGATGCCTTGCAGAACAACCGTATCCGCGGCGCCGGGCTGGATGTCTACGAGAAAGAGCCGTTGGCCGAATCACCGCTGTTCCAGCTGAAAAACGCCGTGACCCTGCCCCACATCGGCTCGGCGACCCACGAAACTCGCGAAGCCATGGCCAACCTTGCTGTGGATAACTTACGCAGCGCTTTGCTGGGCGAGCGACCGCAGAACCTGGTCAACCCGCAGGTCTGGAAATAA
- a CDS encoding PLP-dependent aminotransferase family protein, protein MWVPQLSEFNQPMYLSIADALARDISDGVLNEGDRLPTLRELATTLNVTPGTISRAYSEAHRRRLVQGEVGRGTYVLGQKPREQPASASVVPLNLGQAELLDLSIIKPSSETLEHWLRDSLVGMAKSTDFARALDYAPDGGHPAHREAGAQWLRHWLPDAQWQQVVITAGAQHGLMVAMSALTSAGDLVLCEELCYPGIISLAHGLERRLRGVPMDDEGIIPEALRELCLREKPAMLVCVATCQNPTAAIMSQKRRAQIAALAEEFDFIILDDDIYGFLATDPSIKPLAAFAPERSVYLTSLSKSIMPALRIGYLYSPPKLLSRLTSMVRSSVWMPSPLTAQLASNVITEGLDKKLVRIQRNEAAGRQAIAREIFANVELKAQPYSYHLWLTLPEPWTSDEFAMLARANGVLVLSGTQFQAERSGSTRCVRLVLMSPTSQDELRFALTKLASLIDSDPRRYY, encoded by the coding sequence ATGTGGGTTCCCCAGCTAAGCGAGTTCAACCAGCCGATGTATTTGTCGATTGCCGATGCGTTGGCGCGCGATATCAGCGACGGTGTGTTGAACGAAGGTGATCGCCTGCCCACTCTGCGGGAGCTGGCCACCACTCTGAATGTCACCCCAGGCACCATCAGCCGGGCCTATAGCGAGGCCCATCGGCGTCGGCTGGTGCAAGGGGAGGTGGGGCGCGGCACTTATGTCCTCGGCCAGAAGCCGCGGGAACAACCGGCAAGCGCCAGCGTCGTGCCGCTGAATCTGGGGCAGGCCGAATTGCTCGACCTTTCCATCATCAAGCCGTCCAGCGAAACCTTGGAGCACTGGTTGCGCGACTCGCTGGTGGGCATGGCCAAGAGCACTGATTTCGCTCGGGCCCTGGATTACGCGCCAGACGGCGGTCATCCGGCGCATCGCGAAGCGGGCGCGCAGTGGTTGCGTCATTGGTTGCCAGATGCGCAATGGCAGCAAGTGGTGATCACTGCCGGGGCCCAGCATGGTTTGATGGTCGCAATGAGCGCCCTGACCAGCGCCGGTGACTTGGTGCTTTGCGAGGAGCTTTGCTACCCCGGCATCATTTCCCTGGCCCATGGTCTTGAGCGGCGCTTGCGTGGCGTGCCAATGGATGATGAGGGCATCATTCCCGAAGCTCTGCGTGAGCTGTGCCTGCGAGAGAAGCCGGCGATGCTGGTCTGTGTAGCGACCTGCCAGAACCCGACGGCGGCGATCATGTCGCAAAAGCGTCGGGCCCAAATAGCGGCACTGGCCGAAGAGTTCGATTTCATCATCCTGGACGATGACATTTACGGCTTTCTTGCCACCGATCCTTCGATCAAGCCGCTCGCGGCATTTGCGCCGGAGCGTTCGGTGTACCTGACCAGCTTGTCGAAGTCGATCATGCCGGCGCTTCGCATCGGCTATCTCTATAGTCCGCCGAAATTGCTGTCACGCTTGACCTCGATGGTGCGTAGTAGCGTCTGGATGCCGTCGCCATTGACCGCGCAACTGGCCAGCAATGTGATCACCGAAGGCCTGGACAAGAAACTGGTCCGTATCCAGCGCAACGAGGCCGCTGGGCGACAAGCGATTGCTCGGGAAATCTTTGCCAATGTCGAGCTCAAGGCCCAGCCCTATTCGTATCACCTCTGGTTGACGCTGCCCGAGCCCTGGACCAGCGATGAGTTCGCCATGCTCGCCCGGGCCAACGGTGTGTTGGTGCTCAGCGGCACTCAGTTCCAGGCTGAACGCTCCGGTAGCACCCGTTGTGTGCGGTTGGTATTGATGTCGCCCACCAGCCAGGACGAACTGCGTTTTGCCCTGACCAAACTGGCCAGCCTGATCGATTCCGACCCGCGCCGATATTACTAA
- a CDS encoding phosphate-starvation-inducible PsiE family protein, whose protein sequence is MKINWAETLRQNVHQLAESLGNLFVETFHYLALFAIGAVTAWAAVMEFLQMIEAGHIKIDDILLLFIYLELGAMVGIYFKTNHMPVRFLIYVAITALTRLLISNVSHHSPPDLGIIYLCGGILLLAFSILVVRYASSQFPSVKIEHPHRKVGAGSSEHAEVEKGEI, encoded by the coding sequence GTGAAAATCAACTGGGCCGAGACCCTGCGTCAGAACGTGCATCAGCTTGCCGAATCCCTGGGCAACCTGTTCGTCGAGACGTTCCACTACCTGGCGTTGTTCGCCATTGGCGCGGTGACCGCGTGGGCGGCGGTGATGGAATTCCTGCAGATGATCGAGGCGGGGCACATCAAGATCGATGACATCCTCTTGCTGTTCATCTACCTGGAATTAGGGGCTATGGTCGGGATCTACTTCAAGACCAACCATATGCCGGTGCGGTTTCTGATCTACGTGGCGATCACGGCGCTGACGCGCCTGCTGATTTCCAACGTCTCGCACCACAGCCCGCCGGACCTGGGGATCATCTACCTGTGCGGTGGCATCTTGCTGCTGGCGTTTTCGATCCTGGTGGTGCGCTACGCCTCGTCGCAATTCCCCTCGGTCAAGATCGAGCACCCGCACCGTAAGGTTGGCGCGGGCTCCAGTGAGCATGCCGAGGTGGAGAAGGGCGAAATCTAG
- a CDS encoding YebG family protein: protein MAVEVVYRSSRDLERLFMDKAEADRHDKMLELAELLAEVLQKAVPSLSEQQVEEAGIYMAKNRDVFAKAFKSQPDALSELLNPSDE from the coding sequence ATGGCCGTCGAAGTGGTATACCGCAGCAGCCGAGATCTGGAGCGCTTGTTCATGGATAAAGCCGAAGCTGACCGTCATGACAAAATGCTGGAACTCGCCGAATTACTGGCCGAGGTGTTGCAAAAAGCCGTTCCATCGCTGAGTGAGCAACAGGTGGAGGAAGCCGGGATCTACATGGCGAAGAATCGCGATGTGTTTGCCAAGGCATTCAAGAGCCAGCCGGACGCCTTGTCCGAATTGCTCAATCCGTCGGACGAATAA
- a CDS encoding AraC family transcriptional regulator has translation MSSLQTLQVFQALNSSPNARLEHSAELGDGMAAALWSNHHDAQDYEAPTHHTLSCYIAGGTGTFRRERPDTTGAPDKLCVLPAGHESAWVINGDIRLAHLYFSPERFALGCVTLLDREPRQAQLREATFLDDPQQAQRFRQLIALNWDEPGERLLTTSLAHELLNHLLLSQVGLRQGLRLKGGLAAHQRRLLVDYIDSHLADAISLGQLAALCALSEYHFARMFRESFGLPPHQYVLARRLVYARHLLRSTSQPLGNVALACGFASASHFTNRFRQALGATPGEYRQAFLR, from the coding sequence ATGTCCTCACTGCAGACCCTGCAAGTCTTCCAAGCCCTCAACAGCTCGCCCAATGCTCGTCTGGAGCACAGCGCCGAGCTCGGGGACGGCATGGCGGCCGCTTTGTGGAGCAATCATCACGATGCCCAGGACTACGAGGCGCCGACCCACCATACGCTGTCGTGCTACATCGCCGGCGGCACCGGCACGTTTCGCCGCGAACGGCCGGACACCACCGGGGCTCCGGACAAACTCTGCGTCCTGCCCGCCGGGCATGAATCGGCCTGGGTCATCAACGGCGACATTCGCCTCGCTCACCTGTACTTCAGCCCCGAACGATTCGCCCTCGGCTGCGTCACGTTGCTGGACCGCGAACCACGGCAGGCACAACTGCGCGAGGCGACGTTCCTCGACGACCCGCAACAGGCGCAGCGCTTTCGCCAGTTGATCGCGCTGAACTGGGACGAACCCGGCGAACGCCTGCTGACCACCAGCCTGGCCCATGAGCTGCTCAACCATCTGCTGCTCAGCCAGGTTGGCCTACGCCAAGGTCTGCGCCTCAAGGGCGGCCTGGCCGCGCACCAGCGACGGCTGCTGGTGGACTACATCGACAGCCACCTGGCCGACGCCATCAGCCTCGGGCAATTGGCGGCGTTGTGCGCGCTGTCCGAATATCACTTCGCACGGATGTTCCGCGAAAGCTTCGGACTTCCGCCCCACCAGTATGTATTGGCAAGGCGCCTGGTCTACGCGCGGCACTTGTTGCGCAGCACGTCACAACCGCTGGGCAATGTGGCGTTGGCGTGTGGATTTGCCAGCGCCAGTCATTTTACCAATCGTTTCCGCCAAGCCCTGGGCGCGACGCCCGGGGAGTATCGGCAGGCGTTTTTGCGCTAG
- a CDS encoding benzoate/H(+) symporter BenE family transporter: protein MDTLRKDLSLSAVIAGLIAVIISYAGPLIIVFQAAKQAQLPNDVVSSWIWAISIGSGVTGLLLSWRLRVPVITAWSTPGAALLVSMLPSVTLPQAIGAYVVASVIIAVVGLSGAFDKLMNRLPKGIAAAMLAGILFRFGAELFTSIKLQPALVLAMIAAYLIFKRFSPRYAILSVLIVGCAVAAAFGELNSNSITIAVAHPVFIAPQWSWHAIINIGLPLALVTLTGQYVPGMAVLRTAGYTTPARSIISVTAIGSVLMAPFGSHGLNLAAITAAICTGREAHENRDKRYIAGIACGVFYILLGIFGATLASVFSALPKELIASLAGLALVGAISAGLTGAMADEKQREAALFTFLVTASGMSFLGLAAAFWGLIFGLAAHFVLSYTREGKAAIAEGSRP, encoded by the coding sequence ATGGACACACTCAGAAAGGATCTATCCCTGTCAGCCGTGATTGCGGGCCTTATCGCCGTGATCATTTCCTATGCCGGCCCGCTGATCATCGTGTTTCAGGCGGCCAAGCAAGCGCAACTGCCCAACGACGTGGTGTCTTCGTGGATCTGGGCCATTTCCATCGGCAGCGGGGTCACCGGCTTGCTCTTGAGCTGGCGCCTGCGGGTTCCGGTGATCACCGCATGGTCGACACCTGGCGCGGCGTTGCTGGTGTCGATGCTGCCCAGCGTCACCTTGCCCCAGGCCATCGGCGCCTATGTGGTGGCGTCGGTGATCATTGCCGTGGTCGGTTTGTCCGGAGCATTCGACAAGCTAATGAATCGCCTGCCCAAAGGCATCGCCGCCGCCATGCTCGCCGGCATTCTGTTTCGCTTTGGCGCCGAGCTGTTCACTTCGATCAAGCTGCAACCGGCGTTGGTGTTGGCGATGATCGCGGCGTACCTGATCTTCAAACGCTTTTCGCCACGCTACGCGATTCTGTCGGTATTGATTGTCGGCTGCGCGGTGGCCGCCGCGTTCGGTGAGCTCAACAGCAATTCGATCACCATTGCTGTAGCCCACCCGGTTTTCATCGCCCCTCAATGGAGCTGGCACGCGATCATCAACATTGGCCTGCCGTTGGCACTGGTGACCCTGACCGGCCAGTACGTACCGGGCATGGCGGTATTGCGCACCGCGGGCTATACCACGCCGGCGCGCTCAATCATTTCGGTCACTGCAATTGGCTCCGTCTTGATGGCACCCTTCGGCTCCCATGGCTTGAACCTGGCAGCTATTACCGCAGCGATCTGCACCGGGCGCGAAGCCCACGAAAACCGTGACAAACGCTACATCGCCGGGATTGCCTGCGGGGTGTTCTACATTCTGCTGGGCATCTTTGGTGCGACCCTGGCCTCGGTGTTTTCCGCACTGCCGAAGGAACTGATCGCATCCCTCGCCGGCCTGGCCTTGGTCGGCGCGATCAGTGCCGGCCTGACCGGCGCCATGGCCGATGAGAAACAACGGGAAGCTGCGCTGTTCACATTCCTGGTAACCGCGTCGGGCATGAGTTTCCTCGGCCTGGCTGCCGCGTTCTGGGGGCTGATCTTCGGCCTCGCGGCGCATTTCGTGCTGAGCTACACCCGGGAAGGCAAAGCCGCCATCGCTGAGGGTAGCCGACCATGA
- a CDS encoding HPF/RaiA family ribosome-associated protein, whose product MQIQVNSDNHIQSSIRLEEWVRTTIESTLERYEEDLTRVEVHLRDENGDKPGPHDLRCQLEARPKGHQPISVTHKADTLELAIEGAATKLENALEHLFGKLRGKRAVVAAPSDSVALADAMLEEEFLENERASLHG is encoded by the coding sequence ATGCAAATCCAAGTCAACAGCGATAACCATATTCAAAGCAGCATCCGACTGGAGGAGTGGGTACGTACTACCATCGAAAGCACGCTCGAACGTTATGAAGAGGACCTGACACGGGTCGAGGTTCATTTACGCGATGAGAACGGCGACAAGCCTGGTCCCCATGACCTGCGTTGCCAGCTCGAGGCTCGGCCAAAGGGCCATCAGCCGATTTCCGTGACGCACAAGGCCGATACGCTGGAACTGGCGATCGAAGGGGCGGCCACCAAACTTGAAAACGCCCTGGAGCACTTGTTCGGCAAGTTGCGTGGCAAACGTGCTGTCGTTGCGGCACCGAGCGATTCTGTAGCCTTGGCCGATGCGATGCTGGAAGAAGAATTCCTGGAGAACGAACGGGCTTCGCTTCACGGCTGA
- a CDS encoding DMT family transporter — protein sequence MNLSLYLLTVLIWGTTWIALKLQLGVVAIPVSIVYRFGLAALILFAMLLLSRRLQVMNRRGHLICVAQGLCLFCINFMCFLTASQWIPSGLVAVVFSTATLWNAFNARVFFGQRIARNVLLGGALGLLGLGLLFWPELAGHSASPQTLLGLALALLGTLCFSAGNVLSSLQQKAGLKPLTTNAWGMAYGATMLAVWCAFKGIPFDMEWNARYLGSLLYLVIPGSVIGFTAYLTLVGRMGPERAAYCTVLFPVVALNVSAFVEGYQWTAPALVGLVLVMLGNVLVFRKPRPATANVVLGAR from the coding sequence ATGAACCTCTCGTTGTACCTGCTTACCGTACTCATCTGGGGCACGACCTGGATCGCGCTGAAACTGCAATTGGGCGTCGTTGCCATCCCCGTATCGATTGTCTATCGCTTCGGCCTCGCGGCCCTGATTCTGTTTGCGATGCTCTTGCTCAGCCGCCGCCTGCAGGTGATGAACCGGCGCGGCCATTTGATTTGTGTGGCCCAGGGCCTGTGCCTGTTTTGCATCAACTTCATGTGTTTCCTCACCGCCAGCCAATGGATTCCCAGCGGGTTGGTCGCCGTGGTGTTTTCCACCGCCACGCTTTGGAACGCCTTCAATGCCCGGGTATTTTTTGGCCAGCGCATTGCGCGTAACGTGCTGCTGGGCGGTGCCCTGGGGCTGCTCGGGCTGGGGCTGCTGTTCTGGCCGGAGCTGGCCGGCCATAGCGCGAGTCCGCAGACACTGCTCGGGTTGGCCTTGGCGCTGCTGGGTACCTTGTGTTTCTCGGCGGGCAACGTGCTCTCGAGCCTGCAACAGAAGGCCGGCCTCAAGCCGTTGACCACCAATGCCTGGGGCATGGCTTATGGCGCGACGATGTTGGCGGTGTGGTGCGCGTTCAAAGGCATCCCGTTCGACATGGAGTGGAACGCACGTTACCTCGGCTCGTTGTTGTACCTGGTGATTCCGGGTTCGGTGATCGGCTTTACCGCTTACCTGACGCTGGTGGGGCGCATGGGCCCGGAGCGGGCGGCGTATTGCACGGTACTGTTTCCGGTGGTGGCGCTGAACGTCTCGGCGTTTGTCGAAGGCTATCAGTGGACCGCGCCGGCGTTGGTGGGATTGGTCCTGGTCATGCTGGGTAACGTGCTGGTGTTTCGCAAGCCGCGACCAGCGACAGCCAATGTGGTCTTGGGCGCTCGCTGA
- a CDS encoding transglutaminase family protein: MKPRQAFFDCLHRSPPALFEAALWIAAEHDRDVDVPALLKDFKELQQRVSHDLPMLPVSELGQPLLRRLNDLGFAQDDFTPLRPRAALLNQVLTRKRGQPLALGLIALELARGLEIPMVGVNFPGHFLLKVPGADHLLDPCGGRRLYPNDCRELLQRQYGANMPLKAEHLVTAEPMQMLQRLSRNLRQLHLANDDYIAALIDAERVLELGNASAADYLARASLYQRLDCPNAERFDLEHALMLSDDPIQRIRLTERLGHLPPNSIVH; the protein is encoded by the coding sequence ATGAAACCGCGCCAAGCCTTTTTTGACTGTTTACACCGTTCGCCACCGGCGCTGTTCGAAGCGGCATTGTGGATCGCTGCCGAACATGATCGCGACGTGGACGTACCGGCCTTGCTGAAGGATTTCAAGGAGCTGCAGCAGCGGGTCAGCCATGACCTGCCGATGCTGCCGGTCAGCGAGCTGGGCCAGCCCTTGTTACGACGGCTCAATGACCTGGGGTTCGCCCAGGACGATTTCACGCCACTGCGCCCTCGTGCGGCGTTGCTGAACCAAGTGCTCACCCGCAAGCGCGGACAGCCCCTGGCGCTGGGCCTGATAGCCCTGGAGTTGGCCCGAGGCCTGGAAATTCCGATGGTCGGTGTCAATTTCCCCGGCCACTTCCTGCTGAAAGTACCCGGGGCCGACCATCTACTCGACCCGTGCGGTGGCCGGCGGCTGTACCCCAATGACTGTCGGGAATTGCTGCAACGCCAATATGGCGCGAACATGCCGCTCAAGGCCGAGCACCTGGTCACCGCCGAACCGATGCAGATGCTCCAGCGCCTGTCGCGCAACCTTCGGCAACTGCATCTGGCGAACGATGATTACATCGCGGCGCTGATCGACGCCGAGCGGGTGCTGGAACTGGGCAACGCCAGCGCCGCCGATTACCTGGCCCGAGCCAGCCTGTACCAGCGGCTCGATTGCCCGAATGCCGAACGCTTTGATCTTGAACACGCCCTGATGCTCAGCGACGACCCGATCCAGCGGATCCGGCTGACGGAGCGGCTGGGGCATCTGCCGCCGAATTCGATTGTGCATTGA
- a CDS encoding YkgJ family cysteine cluster protein, with translation MNTTFSCVGCGKCCTDHHVPLTLDEARMWADDGGQVIVLVEAFLPNGLGLPAAQREHAERRSAVVRSGTSEALVAITFAAYNAGRCRNLDDENLCRIYERRPLVCRIYPMEINPHIPLNIAVKECPPESWETGPQLILGGELVDRELARLIERSRQADREEIQVKERICAALGIHTTALKGDGFTAYLPDMTAFAAALDQVRSQPLAQQASEWQFHLSGDDIASQVLASGARVVTEVPVNYAFISLRAA, from the coding sequence ATGAACACAACGTTTTCCTGCGTAGGGTGCGGCAAATGCTGCACCGATCACCACGTTCCCCTGACCCTCGATGAGGCCCGCATGTGGGCGGACGATGGCGGCCAGGTGATTGTCCTGGTGGAAGCCTTCCTGCCCAATGGCCTCGGCCTGCCGGCGGCGCAACGCGAACACGCAGAACGCCGTTCAGCAGTGGTCCGCAGCGGCACTAGCGAAGCCCTCGTGGCGATCACTTTCGCCGCCTACAACGCCGGCCGTTGCCGAAATCTTGACGATGAAAACCTGTGCCGCATCTACGAGCGCCGGCCATTGGTGTGCCGCATTTATCCGATGGAAATCAACCCGCACATCCCCCTCAATATCGCCGTGAAAGAATGCCCGCCGGAATCCTGGGAGACCGGGCCGCAACTGATCCTCGGCGGTGAACTGGTCGATCGGGAACTGGCGCGGCTGATCGAACGCTCACGCCAGGCCGATCGTGAAGAAATCCAGGTCAAGGAGCGCATCTGCGCTGCGCTGGGCATTCACACCACTGCGCTGAAGGGCGACGGGTTTACCGCCTATCTGCCAGACATGACAGCCTTCGCCGCGGCCCTCGATCAGGTCCGCTCGCAACCGCTGGCGCAACAAGCCAGTGAATGGCAGTTCCATCTCTCCGGTGACGACATAGCCAGCCAGGTATTGGCCAGCGGCGCGCGCGTGGTCACTGAAGTACCGGTCAACTACGCCTTTATTTCACTGCGGGCGGCGTAG
- a CDS encoding DUF3509 domain-containing protein — protein sequence MDNPFQIITDAFAPHYQINLSIQGLDGSIMLTLSKTGRVVAKRMISAQQRNDPERLKRLVQSIQFGIAIEQGHSAVAILEAMTGGDNIKLPPPHLQGSASSAAGL from the coding sequence ATGGACAACCCTTTTCAGATCATTACCGACGCTTTCGCGCCGCACTATCAAATCAACCTGAGCATCCAGGGCCTGGATGGCAGCATTATGCTGACCCTGTCCAAGACCGGACGCGTCGTCGCCAAGCGCATGATCAGTGCCCAGCAGCGCAACGATCCGGAACGGCTCAAACGCCTGGTGCAGAGCATTCAGTTCGGCATCGCCATCGAACAGGGTCACAGCGCCGTGGCAATCCTCGAAGCCATGACCGGCGGTGACAACATCAAGCTGCCACCACCGCACTTACAGGGCTCGGCGTCCTCCGCTGCCGGCCTCTAG
- the maiA gene encoding maleylacetoacetate isomerase has translation MELYTYYRSTSSYRVRIALALKGLDYQALPVNLIAVPGGEHRQPAYLAINPQGRVPALRTDEGALLVQSPAIIEYLEERYPQVPLLSTDLAVRAHERGVAALIGCDIHPLHNVSVLNKLRLWGHDETQVTEWIGQWISQGLAAVEQLIGDQGYCFGAAPGVADVYLIPQLYAAERFNVSLQAYPRIRRVAALAAAHGAFQQAHPANQPDTPA, from the coding sequence ATGGAACTCTATACCTACTACCGTTCCACCTCGTCCTATCGGGTGCGCATCGCCCTGGCGCTCAAGGGCCTGGATTACCAGGCCCTGCCGGTCAACCTGATCGCTGTGCCTGGGGGCGAGCATCGCCAGCCGGCCTACCTGGCGATCAATCCTCAGGGACGGGTACCGGCGCTGCGTACTGACGAAGGGGCGTTGCTGGTGCAGTCGCCCGCCATCATCGAATACTTGGAAGAGCGTTATCCCCAAGTGCCGCTGCTCAGCACAGACCTGGCTGTTCGGGCTCATGAGCGAGGCGTCGCGGCGTTGATCGGTTGCGATATTCATCCGCTGCACAACGTCAGTGTGCTCAACAAGCTACGGCTGTGGGGGCACGATGAAACCCAGGTGACGGAGTGGATCGGGCAATGGATCAGCCAGGGGTTGGCGGCGGTAGAGCAGTTGATTGGCGACCAAGGTTATTGCTTCGGCGCCGCGCCAGGGGTGGCGGATGTTTACCTGATTCCACAGTTGTACGCCGCCGAGCGGTTCAATGTGTCTTTGCAGGCGTATCCGCGGATCCGTCGCGTTGCGGCGTTGGCGGCTGCGCATGGGGCATTCCAGCAGGCGCATCCGGCCAATCAGCCGGATACACCTGCTTGA